AGCCCTAGCGCCCTTCCTTGAGTTTATGGGTGATCCATACCTTGTTTCAGTTCCGCTTGAGCAAGGGTCAGCTGGTTATCAACAGGATCAGCATCAATACTGGATTGTGGATGGTTTCACCACGTCACGCACGGTTCCCTATGCATCGACGTTGCCTGATGGCCGTCCGATTCGTTATTTGCGTAATTCAGTAAAGGCAGTTGTCGATGCTTACAACGGATCGGTGCATCTTTACGTCAGTGAACCTGATGATCCCATGATTCAGGGATGGGCTCAGTTGTTCCCCGACCTGCTACGCCCACTGGACGAAATGCCGAAGAAATTGAAATCACATCTTATGGTTCCCCAAGCTCAATTCGAGCTTCAGGTGCAACAACTTCTTCGTTATCACGTCACCGACGTTAGGACTTTTTACAACGGAGATGATGTTTGGCAGGTGCCGAAAGAGCTGTATGGAACCAAGCAAATCCCTGTTGCACCGTATCACATAACAGCTCAGCTTCCATCCAGCGATGAATCTGAATTTTTGTTGTTGCAGCCCTTGTCCCCACTTGCTCGTCCCAATCTGTCGGCATGGTTAACTGCTCGCAGTGATGGTGAAAACTATGGGAAGCTTGAGTTGATTCGTTTCCCCAGTGATGTCGCAATTTTTGGTCCTGAGCAAATTCAGGCATTGATTAACCAGAATCCGCGGATTAGTTCACAATTTGGATTGTGGGATCGTGCTGGTTCACAGGTGATTCAGGGGAATCTACTGGTTTTACCGGTTGGCGATTCATTGTTGTATGTCGAACCTATTTATATCAAAGCCAGGCAAGGTGGGCTGCCGACATTGGCGCGAGTCGTTGTCAGTGATGGAAGCAATGTGGCGATGGCTAGTGACCTCGCTTCAGCACTCGATAGTCTGCGCAACGACCGCAGCATCGTGGTGACTGATACGCCATAAAAAAGGCCCATCGATATGGGCCTCCTGAATGGACTCAATGCTGAACTGAATTGTTCGAAGTGATCAACCGATCGCAGAGAAGTAATCCTTCGATCCCTTGGGATCTTCCAGCATCGTGGCAGCACCGGGCGTCCAGTTGGCAGGGCAAACCTCGTCGGGGTTGGACTGCACGTATTGGAATGCCTGCAGAAGACGCAGGGTTTCATCAACGTTCCGGCCCACGGGCAGGTTGTTGATGGTGGCGTGCACAATCACACCGTCGGGGTCGATCAGATACAAGCCACGCAGTGCCTTGCCTTCGTCATCGAGGATGTTGAAGGAGTTGCCGATCTCCTTGTTGAGATCAGCGACGAGGGGATAGTTGATATCACCAATGCCACCCTCATTGCGTGGGGTCTGGATCCAAGCCAGGTGGCTGAACTTGCTGTCGACGGAAACGCCGAGGATTTCGCAGTTCTTGCTGGAGAAATCGGCATAACGGTCGCTGAAAGCCGTGATCTCCGTGGGGCACACGAAGGTGAAATCCAGGGGATAGAAGAACAGCACCACGTATTTGCCGCGGTACTGGGACAGGGAGATCTCCTTGAACTCCTGATCCACCACAGCGGTGGCGGTGAAATCGGGGGCCTGATGGCCCACGCGCAGCGAGGACATGTTTGTGATGCGAGAGTTGGCAGGAAAGCGAACGGAGCTAGGTCGTAGTCGTTCCGACTTCCACTTGCGCTAATCAAGCTATCACGGCTGCTTGGGCGACTGCGTGGCCAGGTTCTGCGGGATTGCTGCCCGAGCTCGTAAAGTTGTCGAATGATTCAGTCATCAATGTCCTGGGATCCTGCCCTTCTCAGGAAGTTCAGCAGCACAGGGCATTTCCGCTTGCTCAACCAGGTGCGCAGTGAGCTCAGCACCCAGCCTCTTGAGCGGGATCCGCAAACGAGAGCTCTGTTGCTCAAAGCACGTCCTCATCGTGGTCAGCCGGTTCGACAACAACGACGGCCCAATGCAATTCCTGATGGGCGTGTGTCCCTCAACGATGATCATGGCGAGCAATCATCACCTAAATCGTTCCGGGAACGACTCAACGCCATCGAGATGCGCTGAGCGTTTGGGACACACCAAGTTGTATGATTACGCCTGGCCAAAAGGCCTTTCGTCAGAGTAGCTCAGCTGGTTAGAGCACAGGATTCATAACCCTGAGGTCGAGAGTTCAAGTCTCTCCTCTGACATTTTATTCCACTTGATTGACGACGAGTGAGTCGAACAAAAGTGGAACGTAGATATGAAAAGGCTGACCAATGTCTAGCCATTTCAATTTCAGATTGATGGATTTCGGAGCCTTTGATTCAAGCGCGCCGGGAAGGTAGCAGAGCCATGGGATCCAAAGCTGCACCTCCAGCGCGGCGAATCTCAAAGTGAAGATGAGGGCCGGTACTTCGTCCTGTGCTTCCCATCAAGGAGATCTTGGAACCCTGAGGAACCAGCTGACCCTTTTTCACCAAGAGTCTGCTGTTATGCGCGTATCGGGTTGAAGAACCATCGGGGTGGGCAATTTCCACCATGTATCCATAACCGCCGCTGCTCCAGCCCGAAAACGTGATTAAGCCGCTTTTTGCAGCATGGATAGGTGTACCAACATTGTTGGCAATGTCGATGCCTTTGTGCATGCGTCCCCAGCGCCATCCGTAGCCAGACGTGAACACACCTTTGGTTGGCCAGGCATAAGACTGGTTCTCACCAAATCCTTCAAGATCGGCAAAACTTGGTAGTTGCGGCCAGCTGGCACCGCCTGATTGCAGTGGGCGAACAGCCAGCAATGACTGGGCGTTCGCGACACGGACTTTGCTGCCAATTGTCAATTTGCTGAGCTCGATGCCTGG
This region of Synechococcus sp. NOUM97013 genomic DNA includes:
- a CDS encoding M23 family metallopeptidase; translated protein: MKPLLFVVTALTSSSALFTVSQLSGYADSQHVPPPPLLAAVSTTPEYIWVPLAADSELSSISRELDLSLLELAEINDKSSSVLLKAGSWVVLPKTSQEQVLVSSRFLGDNLRASAPLSAPPAPQDTVEIQPNQSLASLVRDHGISIEKLRSLNPGIELSKLTIGSKVRVANAQSLLAVRPLQSGGASWPQLPSFADLEGFGENQSYAWPTKGVFTSGYGWRWGRMHKGIDIANNVGTPIHAAKSGLITFSGWSSGGYGYMVEIAHPDGSSTRYAHNSRLLVKKGQLVPQGSKISLMGSTGRSTGPHLHFEIRRAGGAALDPMALLPSRRA
- a CDS encoding peroxiredoxin, which encodes MSSLRVGHQAPDFTATAVVDQEFKEISLSQYRGKYVVLFFYPLDFTFVCPTEITAFSDRYADFSSKNCEILGVSVDSKFSHLAWIQTPRNEGGIGDINYPLVADLNKEIGNSFNILDDEGKALRGLYLIDPDGVIVHATINNLPVGRNVDETLRLLQAFQYVQSNPDEVCPANWTPGAATMLEDPKGSKDYFSAIG